One Leptospira bouyouniensis DNA window includes the following coding sequences:
- a CDS encoding sigma-70 family RNA polymerase sigma factor yields MNDLDSFLEWKPYLFSIAYRITGSYVDAEDILQESYLRWLSVNQNKVLNPKSYWGSIVARLAFDLLKKASRKKETYIGPYLPEPIPEKLEGIDEEKINFAFLVLLETLNPFERAVLILRESFDFDFDSISKIIGKTPDHSRKILSRAKQALKQRKKKFEPDPKLHAKLLMEFSLACVKQDTQTLTKLLKEEVVAYSDGGGKVHAARIPIPGIVRVITFLKQTSKKATASSDVYFGYANGEPVLVGYGNDGLPNFVQFISIDGNQISKIYTIANPDKLKGFQNSEHLRKLGYIRKPNLVYFLLLYLQNKIKAFLN; encoded by the coding sequence TTGAACGATTTAGATTCCTTTCTTGAATGGAAACCATATTTATTTTCCATTGCTTACCGCATAACAGGTAGCTATGTGGACGCAGAAGATATTTTACAAGAGAGTTATCTTCGATGGCTCTCCGTAAATCAAAACAAAGTCCTAAATCCAAAATCATATTGGGGGAGTATAGTAGCAAGGCTTGCCTTCGATTTGCTAAAAAAAGCATCTAGGAAAAAAGAAACATACATTGGTCCTTATTTGCCAGAACCGATTCCTGAAAAGTTGGAAGGAATTGATGAAGAAAAAATAAATTTTGCATTTCTTGTTCTTTTAGAAACATTAAATCCATTTGAACGAGCTGTTCTGATATTAAGAGAGTCATTTGATTTCGATTTCGACTCAATTTCCAAAATCATCGGAAAAACTCCAGATCACTCAAGAAAAATTCTGAGTCGAGCCAAACAGGCATTAAAACAGAGGAAAAAAAAATTCGAACCTGACCCAAAATTACATGCAAAGTTACTGATGGAATTTAGTCTTGCTTGCGTAAAACAAGACACTCAAACACTAACAAAACTTTTAAAAGAAGAAGTTGTTGCTTATTCAGATGGTGGAGGCAAGGTACATGCAGCAAGGATTCCAATACCTGGAATTGTTCGAGTCATAACCTTTCTAAAACAAACTTCAAAAAAAGCAACTGCATCCTCGGATGTTTACTTTGGATATGCAAATGGAGAACCAGTTTTAGTTGGTTATGGGAATGATGGATTACCGAATTTTGTCCAATTTATATCAATCGATGGGAATCAAATTAGCAAAATTTATACAATTGCCAATCCTGATAAATTGAAAGGATTCCAAAACTCAGAACACTTAAGAAAATTAGGATATATACGAAAACCAAATTTAGTCTATTTTTTACTCTTATACTTGCAGAATAAAATCAAAGCTTTTTTAAATTAG
- a CDS encoding NAD(P)/FAD-dependent oxidoreductase: MKTKIVILGAGYAGILCANRLEKQIKNVEIFLISDSIYFQERIRFHEFASKSTEKKHTIQNLIRKNINLLNGKVTLIQPELNQVVIETINGVIQIDYHYLVVSIGSSGIKKLTKDENSIQSKESVNKFLIEKKPETVNHLCILGGGLTGIELATEWKEKFPKSEVTIVDQSQFGKSFSNLGKQHLLKKFKSLGINIVDSAKIRNISSGKISFFNHSELSYDCLMNCTGFITNPLLKESGFHTNDKNQIYVDSFLRSIQYQNVFVAGDSAKLEHSSLRMGCVTALPMGAYVADTVSKTIRNQNLTPFAFQFFGRCVSLGRNDGLIQWTFEDDSPKEKVITGKLAAIIKELVNKFTIFSLKMEKRFPFRFYFWPQGNLLEKSDYQKRKIWRQGES, from the coding sequence ATGAAAACAAAGATCGTGATTTTAGGTGCGGGTTATGCAGGAATACTATGTGCGAATCGTTTGGAAAAACAGATTAAAAATGTAGAGATTTTTTTAATATCAGATTCAATTTATTTCCAAGAAAGAATTCGTTTCCATGAGTTTGCTTCAAAATCCACTGAAAAGAAACACACTATCCAAAATTTAATTAGAAAAAATATCAACTTGCTAAATGGAAAAGTCACTTTAATTCAACCAGAATTAAACCAAGTCGTCATTGAAACAATTAATGGAGTGATTCAAATTGATTATCATTATTTGGTTGTTTCGATTGGAAGTTCTGGTATTAAAAAACTAACAAAAGATGAAAATTCAATCCAATCTAAAGAATCTGTAAACAAATTCTTAATTGAAAAAAAACCAGAAACTGTGAATCATTTATGTATCTTAGGTGGAGGGCTTACTGGGATCGAACTTGCAACAGAATGGAAAGAAAAATTCCCGAAATCAGAAGTAACAATTGTTGATCAAAGTCAGTTTGGAAAATCGTTTTCAAATTTAGGAAAACAACATTTATTAAAAAAATTTAAATCATTGGGTATCAACATCGTTGATTCTGCTAAAATCAGAAACATAAGTTCTGGAAAAATCAGTTTTTTTAACCACTCTGAACTTTCATATGATTGTTTGATGAATTGTACGGGCTTCATCACAAACCCACTTCTAAAAGAATCTGGTTTCCATACAAACGACAAAAATCAGATTTATGTTGATTCATTTTTACGATCAATCCAATACCAAAATGTATTCGTTGCAGGTGACTCGGCAAAATTAGAACATTCATCATTACGAATGGGATGTGTCACAGCTTTACCGATGGGTGCCTACGTAGCAGATACAGTTTCTAAAACAATTCGGAATCAAAATTTAACTCCATTTGCATTTCAATTTTTTGGACGTTGTGTATCACTGGGTAGGAATGATGGACTCATACAATGGACTTTCGAGGATGATTCGCCTAAAGAAAAAGTGATCACGGGAAAACTTGCGGCCATCATCAAAGAGTTAGTAAACAAATTTACAATATTTTCGCTGAAAATGGAAAAACGATTCCCTTTTCGATTTTACTTTTGGCCCCAAGGTAATCTTTTAGAAAAATCTGATTATCAAAAAAGGAAGATTTGGCGACAAGGAGAGTCATAA
- a CDS encoding OmpA family protein: MQKWMQKLEWLGLVILLCFPGSLLFGQGFDRGNLIFYGMGMGGLGNNSGSIQKQVFNYNFPGYLTFNTVSTDIVSRYLSYTFYTEFTEERTKLSSRGGEIGIEYGIFKYFGIGLSSTYQVISSAKFRTVDSRIGTVSALSSRSVSNQLDLLNVSDAAQLFFQTKRDFYSALTADLNLFYHMNPNSSFDPYLKIGAGYGSENLYGGTINRVFGSLGVRYHFNNRFFISAELEHANAYVVYYKAPSTGYRNKGNYEETAAKIGFGLNFSLSKQDSSNTEEIPKKVIESVASDVATNSNPVNQDSKLERFVFFASEIFDLPSSRIHLEGRARLDAIARSLENEFKEYDILIITYTSPYKEDLPGNFENYDLGFERAQAISRVLREKGVSPKRIIDSTQGSALYTVESKEKVVIELRKKIK, encoded by the coding sequence ATGCAGAAATGGATGCAAAAACTTGAATGGTTAGGACTCGTGATTTTACTATGTTTCCCAGGTTCACTATTATTTGGTCAAGGATTTGACCGGGGTAATTTAATTTTTTATGGGATGGGTATGGGTGGACTCGGAAATAATTCAGGTAGCATTCAAAAACAAGTTTTTAATTATAATTTCCCGGGTTATCTAACATTCAATACTGTTTCTACAGATATAGTTTCACGTTATCTTAGTTATACTTTCTACACCGAATTCACAGAAGAAAGAACAAAGTTATCGAGCAGAGGAGGGGAAATCGGAATAGAATACGGAATATTTAAATATTTTGGGATTGGACTTTCTTCCACATACCAAGTCATTTCTTCGGCCAAATTTAGGACTGTCGATTCTCGAATTGGAACTGTTTCGGCTTTGTCAAGTAGATCAGTATCCAATCAACTTGATTTGCTGAATGTTTCTGATGCAGCTCAATTGTTTTTTCAAACGAAGCGAGATTTTTACAGTGCATTAACAGCTGATCTGAATCTTTTTTATCATATGAATCCCAATAGTTCATTTGATCCGTATCTGAAGATTGGTGCTGGATATGGATCAGAAAATTTGTATGGTGGAACTATCAACCGAGTTTTTGGGTCATTGGGTGTGCGGTATCATTTTAACAATAGATTTTTTATTAGTGCCGAATTGGAACACGCAAATGCTTACGTAGTTTATTATAAAGCGCCATCTACTGGTTATAGAAACAAAGGAAATTATGAAGAAACTGCTGCAAAGATTGGTTTTGGATTAAATTTCTCACTTTCTAAACAAGATTCATCAAATACCGAAGAAATTCCAAAAAAAGTAATCGAAAGTGTTGCGTCAGATGTGGCTACTAATTCTAATCCAGTAAATCAAGATTCTAAATTAGAACGATTTGTTTTCTTTGCCAGTGAAATCTTTGATTTGCCGTCGAGTCGAATTCATTTGGAAGGAAGGGCAAGACTGGATGCCATCGCTAGAAGTTTAGAAAATGAATTCAAAGAATATGATATTCTAATTATTACCTATACTTCTCCTTATAAAGAGGACCTTCCAGGGAATTTTGAAAATTATGATTTAGGGTTTGAGAGGGCACAAGCAATCTCTCGCGTGTTACGAGAGAAAGGCGTGAGTCCAAAAAGAATTATTGATTCCACCCAAGGATCAGCTTTGTATACGGTGGAATCAAAAGAAAAAGTAGTGATTGAACTCCGGAAAAAAATTAAGTAA